ACGTCCATGCCGGTGATGAAGGTCTGTGCGAAGAACGCCGGCAGCGGTGCGGTCAGGTCGGTGATGCGGTCGCTGCCCGCGTCGAACGCGAAGATGCCGATGACCCGCTTGACCCGCGGCGCGTTCGCCGCGTTGAGGATGTCGCGCCCGTTGACCCACAGGTGGTCACCGGCATCGCCTTGATCGCCCCACCACTCCTTCTGCCGTTGGATGGTCAGCGCGGTGTGCCGGTCGCCGGTCTCCACCAGCGCGCCCAGGCCCTCGCCGGGCCGGCTGGTCAGCAGCCGGACGAACGCGCTGTCGCGCAGGAAGGGCTGGAAGTAGAAGTGGTGGGTGGCCGCGCCGGGGCGGACGACCGCGAACTCGTAGCGGGCACTTCCGTCGAGCGCGATCGGGCCGAACGAGCCGTCGCCGGTGAGCGCCGCCCGGTGCACCGGCCGGCTCGACAGCCGCTTGCCGGTCAACGGGCTGACCCGGAAGACCTCGAGCGTCGCGTCGGTCACGCCGGCGTTGCTCGGGAAGAGCACCGCACGACCCGAGATCCGGGCCTCGCCGCGGGCGGGCACGATCCGGCTCGTGTGCGGCGCCCGTCCCCGGAAGAACCGGAACATCTCCCGGAACGACTGCTCGGACGAGACCGTCTGGGTGTGCGACTGGTCCGGGAAGTAGACGTTGGTCGCCCCGGTGATCGCCCGGGTCGGGTCGCCCTC
This genomic interval from Asanoa ferruginea contains the following:
- a CDS encoding alpha/beta hydrolase, translated to MLIHRRGLLSLATAVVLAVTATPASAGATAKPAAYRPVIFVHGSAGSASQFESQTRRLTSNGYPIDVIEAHEYDSPNIATILPAVFAGLDERVSRLLARTGADQVDIVAHSLGTFVLQSYLASSPARAARVAHYVNLDGRVATAPPGGVSTLAIWGEGDPTRAITGATNVYFPDQSHTQTVSSEQSFREMFRFFRGRAPHTSRIVPARGEARISGRAVLFPSNAGVTDATLEVFRVSPLTGKRLSSRPVHRAALTGDGSFGPIALDGSARYEFAVVRPGAATHHFYFQPFLRDSAFVRLLTSRPGEGLGALVETGDRHTALTIQRQKEWWGDQGDAGDHLWVNGRDILNAANAPRVKRVIGIFAFDAGSDRITDLTAPLPAFFAQTFITGMDVFVPATPAHLGFVSIAVAPRGGGFELVNVPNWKSSEHRITVNVDDF